In one window of Paenarthrobacter nicotinovorans DNA:
- a CDS encoding cysteine desulfurase: protein MTAVSTPASLQQSMHAMDNAEVLRIRNDFPVLDQLVNGKPLIYLDSGATSQNPLSVIEAEQEFYEQRNAAVHRGAHHLAVEATEAFEDARQTVADFIGARYEETVWTSNATEGLNLVSYALSNAALWAAQGRGSSGLKELAIGPGDEIVVTEMEHHANLIPWQELAFRTGATLKHIPITDDGALRLDAAGEIIGNRTRLLAFTHASNVLGTINPVADLVAMARRVGALVVLDACQSVPHMAVDVKKLDVDFAVFSGHKMLAPTGVGVLYGKQELLDVLPPFLTGGSMITTVTMERAEYLPAPQRFEAGTQRISQAVALATAVNYLSETGIDRIHAWEATLGQRLVKGLESIEGIRVVGPASGAERIGLAAFDVAGVHAHDVGQFLDDRGIAVRVGHHCAQPLHRRLGLTATTRASTYLYNTTDDVDAFLDAVSGVRAYFQA, encoded by the coding sequence TTGACTGCCGTATCAACTCCAGCCTCACTGCAACAGTCCATGCATGCCATGGACAACGCGGAGGTGTTGCGGATCCGGAACGACTTCCCGGTGCTGGACCAACTGGTCAACGGTAAACCGCTGATCTACCTTGATTCCGGTGCCACCTCGCAGAATCCGCTCAGCGTCATCGAAGCCGAGCAGGAGTTCTACGAGCAACGCAATGCTGCCGTACACCGTGGCGCCCACCACCTGGCTGTCGAAGCGACCGAAGCCTTTGAAGACGCACGCCAGACCGTGGCGGACTTCATCGGTGCCCGCTACGAGGAAACCGTATGGACCTCCAACGCCACCGAGGGTCTGAACCTCGTCAGCTATGCCCTGTCCAACGCGGCGCTGTGGGCAGCCCAGGGCCGCGGCAGCTCCGGCTTGAAGGAACTGGCCATCGGTCCCGGCGACGAAATCGTGGTCACGGAGATGGAACACCACGCCAATCTCATTCCCTGGCAGGAACTCGCCTTCCGCACCGGTGCCACGCTCAAGCACATCCCCATTACCGACGACGGCGCGCTTCGCCTTGATGCCGCTGGAGAGATCATCGGCAACCGGACCCGGCTCCTTGCTTTCACCCATGCCTCGAACGTCCTGGGCACCATCAATCCCGTTGCCGATCTTGTGGCCATGGCACGCCGTGTCGGGGCGCTCGTAGTGTTGGACGCTTGCCAGTCGGTTCCCCACATGGCGGTGGACGTGAAGAAGCTCGACGTCGACTTCGCCGTGTTCTCCGGGCACAAGATGCTGGCTCCCACCGGAGTCGGGGTGCTGTATGGAAAGCAGGAGCTCCTGGACGTGCTGCCGCCTTTCCTCACGGGTGGCTCCATGATCACCACAGTCACCATGGAACGTGCGGAATACCTGCCCGCGCCGCAGCGGTTCGAAGCCGGAACGCAGCGCATCTCCCAGGCTGTGGCGTTGGCAACAGCCGTCAATTACCTTTCCGAAACGGGAATCGACCGCATCCACGCCTGGGAGGCCACCCTGGGCCAGCGCCTGGTCAAGGGACTCGAGAGCATCGAGGGTATCCGCGTCGTTGGTCCTGCGTCCGGCGCTGAGCGGATCGGTTTGGCAGCCTTCGACGTCGCCGGTGTCCACGCCCACGACGTCGGGCAGTTCCTCGACGACCGCGGCATCGCTGTTCGCGTCGGCCATCACTGCGCCCAGCCGCTCCACCGGCGCCTCGGCCTAACGGCCACCACCCGGGCCAGCACCTACCTCTACAACACCACGGACGACGTCGATGCTTTCCTCGACGCCGTCTCGGGCGTGCGGGCCTACTTCCAGGCCTGA
- a CDS encoding SDR family oxidoreductase: MQPSEATHSNTTQDTRTVLVTGATGYIGGRLVPRLLEAGHKVKVLVRTPQKIADVPWHDDVDIIENSLSDADGLSEALNGVDVLYYLVHSMASGSGFEAKEEAMARLVAGAAAEAGVDRIVYLGGLHPENTELSTHMRSRETVGKVFLESPVDSIVFQAGVVIGSGSASFEMIRHLADTLPVMPAPSWVNNRIEAIAVRDVLHYLVAAAALPDKLNRSFDIGSREVLKYKEMMNEYAVERGLPRRLVIALPVPAPKLAGLWVALVTPIPLSMSLPLVQSLQHDAVSREHDVDRYIKQPDGGLTSYRRAVALALGKERDGQVETTWANAGIDADPLPSDPDWAGYKVFLDERTFHSEAKPEHVWTIIEGIGGKNGWYSLPLAWRVRGWLDKLQGGAGLLRGRRHPKTLNTGEVVDWWRVEAIDRGHLLRLRAEMRAPGGAWLELSVEPDGDGSLYKQRAIFFPRGLAGRLYWLGVYPFHGFIFPSMARNISAAATTLQEESGSSVSTRTP; encoded by the coding sequence TTGCAGCCTTCGGAAGCTACGCATTCCAACACCACGCAGGACACCAGGACAGTGCTGGTGACCGGCGCCACCGGCTACATCGGCGGTCGGCTGGTCCCCCGGCTCCTCGAAGCCGGCCACAAGGTCAAAGTCCTGGTCCGCACGCCCCAAAAAATCGCAGACGTTCCGTGGCATGACGACGTCGACATCATTGAGAACAGCCTGTCCGACGCCGACGGCCTCTCCGAGGCGCTCAACGGCGTGGACGTCCTGTACTACCTGGTCCATTCCATGGCGTCGGGCAGCGGTTTCGAGGCCAAGGAAGAAGCCATGGCCCGCCTCGTCGCCGGGGCAGCTGCGGAGGCCGGAGTGGACAGGATCGTGTACCTCGGCGGACTGCACCCGGAGAACACGGAACTGTCCACACATATGCGTTCCCGCGAAACCGTGGGCAAAGTCTTCCTCGAATCACCCGTGGACTCGATCGTGTTCCAGGCGGGCGTGGTGATTGGTTCCGGCTCCGCATCCTTCGAAATGATCCGGCACCTGGCCGACACCCTCCCGGTCATGCCCGCGCCGAGCTGGGTCAACAACCGGATTGAGGCGATCGCGGTGCGCGACGTCCTGCACTATCTCGTGGCGGCGGCGGCCCTGCCGGACAAGCTGAACCGCTCGTTCGACATCGGCTCACGGGAGGTCCTGAAGTACAAGGAGATGATGAACGAGTACGCCGTGGAACGTGGCCTGCCTCGCCGGCTGGTCATCGCGCTTCCCGTTCCCGCGCCGAAACTCGCCGGACTGTGGGTCGCCTTGGTAACGCCGATTCCACTGTCCATGTCGCTGCCGCTGGTGCAGTCGCTGCAGCACGACGCCGTATCGCGGGAGCACGACGTCGACCGTTACATCAAGCAGCCCGACGGCGGCCTGACCTCCTACCGGCGAGCCGTAGCCTTGGCGCTGGGCAAGGAACGGGACGGTCAGGTGGAGACCACCTGGGCCAACGCCGGTATCGACGCCGATCCCCTGCCCAGCGACCCCGATTGGGCCGGCTACAAAGTGTTCCTGGACGAGCGGACCTTCCATAGCGAAGCCAAGCCGGAGCATGTGTGGACCATCATCGAGGGCATCGGCGGCAAGAACGGCTGGTACTCGCTGCCTTTGGCGTGGCGGGTGCGCGGCTGGCTGGACAAGCTGCAGGGCGGCGCGGGGCTGCTCCGCGGCCGCAGGCACCCCAAGACGCTGAACACCGGCGAAGTGGTGGACTGGTGGCGGGTTGAAGCCATCGACCGCGGCCACCTGCTGCGGTTGCGCGCCGAAATGCGCGCCCCGGGTGGTGCCTGGCTTGAGTTGTCGGTGGAGCCCGACGGCGACGGGAGCCTCTATAAGCAGCGCGCGATTTTCTTCCCCCGCGGCTTGGCCGGACGGCTGTATTGGTTGGGCGTGTATCCGTTCCACGGCTTCATCTTTCCGTCCATGGCCCGCAACATTTCGGCAGCCGCGACCACCCTTCAGGAGGAATCGGGTTCAAGTGTGTCCACCCGGACCCCGTAG
- a CDS encoding DUF2505 domain-containing protein — protein MALSASTTLPHSVDRVAAVFVDEDFLRHTSEYVGGSLESFTVDGDTAGAFTTTTVRTLPTTRLPEIARKFVGETLKVTQTEQWEAPAADGSRASTIALKIAGAPLDVTAVQRLVAEGGSTRIELEGNVTSSVPFLGGKIADAAEPMVGKALGIQSQQAQAWLESH, from the coding sequence ATGGCCCTGAGTGCATCCACCACCCTGCCCCACAGCGTTGACCGCGTAGCGGCCGTCTTTGTCGACGAGGATTTCCTGCGCCACACGAGCGAATACGTGGGCGGCTCGCTGGAATCGTTCACCGTTGACGGCGACACTGCCGGCGCTTTCACCACCACCACCGTCCGCACGTTGCCCACCACCCGCCTGCCGGAGATCGCCCGCAAGTTCGTCGGCGAAACCTTGAAGGTCACCCAGACCGAGCAGTGGGAAGCCCCGGCTGCCGACGGCTCGCGCGCCAGCACCATCGCGCTGAAGATCGCCGGCGCACCGTTGGATGTCACCGCGGTCCAACGGCTCGTGGCCGAGGGCGGCAGCACCCGGATCGAACTCGAAGGCAATGTGACGTCCTCGGTTCCGTTCCTGGGTGGAAAGATCGCTGACGCTGCCGAGCCCATGGTGGGCAAGGCCTTGGGCATCCAGTCGCAGCAGGCCCAGGCCTGGCTCGAAAGCCACTAG
- the nhaA gene encoding Na+/H+ antiporter NhaA: MAQLPPVPPKTPSSKVFTRSSYPEYRRILSILRTETVGGALLLAATVIALIWANSPAADGYFALRDVKIGYEPWHLELSLGHWASDGLLAVFFFLAGLELKREFVAGELRKPARAVVPVAAAIGGVAVPALIFVLFNLGSPETLKGWAIPTATDIAFALAVLAVINTHLPAALRTFLLTLAVVDDLIAIGIIAFFYSTGLQPLMLLAALVPLALFTFLVQKRIRSWYLVVPLALATWGFVHASGIHATVAGVLLGFAVPVFASGKKGEPAEGLAEHFEHRLRPFSAGFAVPVFAFFSAGVALGGLDGMGAALRDPVALGIVAALVLGKAVGVFGTTFLVTKTTRASLDSGIAWIDLFGLALLAGIGFTVSLLIGELSFGAGSAHNDHAKVAILAGSLISALLAAVVLKARNRRYRQVQADEERDDDGDGVPDVFARS; the protein is encoded by the coding sequence GTGGCCCAGCTGCCTCCCGTCCCGCCCAAAACCCCCTCCAGCAAAGTCTTCACCCGCTCCAGCTACCCGGAGTATCGCAGGATCCTCTCGATCCTGCGTACGGAAACCGTGGGCGGAGCACTTCTCCTGGCCGCAACAGTGATAGCCCTCATCTGGGCAAACTCCCCCGCAGCCGACGGCTACTTCGCACTCCGCGACGTCAAGATAGGCTACGAACCCTGGCACCTTGAGCTCAGTCTGGGCCACTGGGCCTCCGACGGACTGCTGGCGGTGTTCTTCTTCCTGGCGGGACTGGAGCTCAAACGCGAATTCGTGGCCGGGGAACTCCGCAAACCAGCCCGGGCTGTTGTTCCTGTGGCTGCAGCGATCGGCGGAGTCGCAGTCCCTGCGCTGATTTTTGTTCTCTTCAACCTCGGTTCCCCTGAAACCCTCAAGGGCTGGGCCATTCCCACGGCGACGGACATTGCCTTCGCACTGGCGGTCCTGGCTGTGATCAACACGCACCTTCCCGCCGCGCTCCGGACCTTCCTGCTCACGCTTGCCGTGGTGGACGACCTCATCGCCATCGGCATCATCGCCTTCTTCTACTCCACTGGGCTCCAGCCGCTCATGCTGCTGGCCGCGCTCGTCCCGTTGGCGCTCTTCACGTTCCTGGTCCAGAAGCGGATCCGCAGCTGGTACCTCGTGGTGCCGCTGGCCCTGGCGACATGGGGGTTCGTTCACGCATCCGGCATCCACGCCACCGTGGCAGGGGTGTTGCTGGGCTTCGCTGTCCCTGTGTTTGCCAGTGGGAAGAAGGGTGAGCCCGCCGAGGGCCTCGCCGAGCACTTTGAGCACCGCCTGCGCCCGTTCTCGGCAGGTTTTGCCGTTCCGGTGTTCGCGTTCTTCTCCGCCGGCGTAGCCCTGGGCGGGCTGGACGGCATGGGCGCGGCGTTGCGGGATCCCGTGGCGCTGGGCATCGTGGCCGCGTTGGTGCTCGGCAAGGCTGTGGGCGTCTTCGGCACGACGTTCCTGGTCACCAAGACCACGCGCGCCAGCCTGGATTCCGGCATCGCCTGGATCGACCTTTTCGGGCTGGCGCTTCTGGCCGGTATCGGCTTCACCGTCTCGCTGCTCATCGGGGAGCTGAGCTTCGGTGCAGGTTCAGCCCACAACGACCACGCCAAGGTGGCCATCCTGGCGGGTTCCTTGATCTCGGCGCTGTTGGCCGCCGTCGTCCTTAAGGCCCGTAACCGGCGGTACCGGCAGGTGCAGGCGGACGAAGAACGGGACGACGACGGCGACGGCGTACCTGATGTCTTTGCCCGCAGCTGA
- a CDS encoding SCO4848 family membrane protein, protein MQIPAILAVVLIVAGVWSLAVWPQFLKRVMKDPRARDAAGKATKFLTVHVVLVTISMVLGLATAVIGIAGLVA, encoded by the coding sequence ATGCAGATTCCCGCAATCCTTGCGGTGGTCCTGATTGTGGCCGGCGTGTGGTCGCTGGCTGTGTGGCCGCAGTTCCTCAAGCGCGTCATGAAGGATCCCCGGGCCCGCGACGCCGCAGGCAAGGCCACAAAGTTCCTGACGGTCCACGTCGTCCTGGTCACCATCTCCATGGTGCTGGGACTGGCGACGGCGGTCATCGGAATCGCGGGCCTCGTCGCCTGA
- a CDS encoding ATP-binding protein: protein MLPDPWLDEDTVAARLGSPTLPDRAQLLELVFSAVRSSSKSGILVAGEKGSGKSHMLLSLKAGLPGTMDVRTFAGSLDLTATQYGVLGASTGVLGGAARVLGASTGGTSTGGTSTGGTGTEGTGEGLLPGLHVLRALTSTLGPASYLYSPPVARRGNKRRNQQARPQLVLLVDDIHYVDPASLGVLLQLIPGFGAKLVATADSRSPLPQDLYQLWEDGFMEQYLLPPFTFTEAHALCVSLLGGKVQRRASSLLAVISGFNVGILCLAVEDARRAGLLVQREGYWTINTRAHCQWPGVVDRVQAENAARLPEERLALELTALAEPVAVEVLERHCGHKAVENLLSEGQIRLLPGRSPMVRMGSWLRGEGLRLAVPRSQSLALHQRIEDPGLTLETAPSMLRWMTWTLDCGLGLPDELLLAAAPAADRPVTAELALQAASAVKSPGHRDEAGMLRARALIAEGQLAEAAPVLRHLATAASSAEVKADAGGRLMALELLGAAHGGLTAGDTVADPAARIAGKVREAERLLLSGAAAEALEKTTEAMKVVGGDPSMATFRAGAALRHVICLRHNLGWSAMVPLLEYSAYGVPSHLAACSETARAYAQLGQGFPGAARGTLEAVLAELSDAGLPPVRSLAAAMMAYCEALSGNPGEALELAALSTSGAETGLAGGSPDDLLSRISALYCAAARDVSSGTYTHLMALADEAQSSGSVLLEVEALSLLALNAGRAGVVDPAILPRLAAAASGVEGTGGAALRTFAAAMVEDDPKSLEAAGRSLSADRQFAHAALCYARAAAGYQAKARTAAARRVSVLVERLRGVTESEAVPPLGWVPGRAGN from the coding sequence ATGCTGCCGGACCCTTGGCTGGACGAAGACACCGTCGCAGCCAGGCTGGGATCTCCGACACTGCCCGATAGGGCGCAATTGCTGGAACTCGTCTTTTCCGCCGTACGGTCATCTTCCAAGAGCGGCATCCTGGTGGCAGGGGAGAAGGGCTCGGGCAAGAGCCACATGTTGCTCTCCCTCAAAGCCGGACTTCCCGGGACCATGGATGTCAGGACCTTCGCCGGAAGCCTGGACCTGACGGCGACCCAATACGGTGTCCTGGGTGCCTCAACAGGCGTCCTGGGTGGCGCCGCGCGTGTCCTGGGGGCCAGCACCGGGGGGACCAGCACCGGGGGGACCAGCACCGGGGGGACCGGCACCGAGGGGACCGGCGAGGGCTTGCTCCCGGGGCTCCATGTCCTGCGCGCCCTGACCAGCACACTCGGACCGGCCAGCTACCTGTATTCGCCCCCCGTCGCCCGGCGAGGCAACAAACGCCGAAACCAGCAGGCCCGTCCCCAGCTGGTGCTGCTGGTGGACGACATCCACTACGTGGATCCTGCCTCCCTGGGTGTGCTGCTCCAGCTCATCCCTGGATTCGGTGCAAAACTCGTTGCCACCGCTGACAGCCGGAGCCCGCTGCCGCAGGATCTCTATCAGCTCTGGGAAGACGGCTTCATGGAGCAGTACCTTCTTCCGCCTTTCACCTTCACGGAGGCGCACGCCCTGTGTGTTTCTCTCCTCGGCGGCAAGGTCCAACGCCGGGCCAGCAGCCTTCTGGCAGTCATCAGCGGCTTCAACGTGGGCATCCTGTGCCTCGCCGTGGAGGACGCACGCCGCGCCGGGCTCCTGGTGCAGAGGGAAGGGTATTGGACGATCAACACCCGGGCGCATTGCCAGTGGCCTGGCGTCGTGGATCGCGTCCAGGCGGAAAACGCTGCCCGGCTGCCTGAGGAGCGGCTGGCATTGGAGCTGACAGCGCTGGCCGAGCCGGTCGCCGTCGAGGTTTTGGAGCGCCATTGCGGTCACAAAGCCGTGGAGAACCTACTGTCCGAAGGCCAGATCAGGCTGTTGCCCGGCAGGTCTCCGATGGTCCGGATGGGCTCGTGGTTGCGGGGGGAGGGCCTCCGGCTTGCAGTTCCGAGGTCCCAGAGTCTTGCCCTTCATCAACGGATCGAGGACCCCGGACTCACGCTTGAGACGGCACCGAGCATGTTGCGGTGGATGACCTGGACCCTGGACTGCGGGCTGGGCCTGCCGGATGAGCTCCTGCTGGCGGCGGCGCCGGCAGCCGACCGGCCCGTAACCGCCGAACTTGCCCTCCAGGCTGCCTCGGCTGTGAAGTCTCCGGGCCACCGGGACGAAGCAGGAATGCTCAGGGCGAGGGCATTGATTGCCGAAGGCCAACTGGCTGAGGCCGCACCTGTCCTCCGTCACTTGGCCACGGCGGCGAGCTCGGCGGAGGTGAAGGCCGACGCCGGTGGGCGGCTCATGGCGCTGGAGCTGCTCGGCGCAGCGCACGGCGGGCTGACTGCAGGGGACACGGTTGCCGACCCCGCCGCGCGGATCGCAGGAAAGGTGCGGGAGGCCGAACGCTTGCTCCTGTCCGGTGCGGCCGCCGAGGCCCTGGAAAAGACCACTGAGGCAATGAAAGTCGTCGGTGGTGATCCGTCCATGGCGACGTTCCGTGCGGGCGCGGCACTTCGGCACGTGATCTGCCTGCGGCACAATCTGGGGTGGAGTGCCATGGTCCCGCTCTTGGAGTACTCCGCCTACGGGGTGCCCAGCCACCTGGCCGCATGTTCAGAAACAGCACGGGCCTACGCCCAGCTCGGCCAGGGATTCCCCGGGGCGGCGCGCGGCACGCTTGAGGCGGTACTGGCAGAACTGTCCGACGCCGGACTGCCGCCGGTGCGATCCTTGGCTGCGGCCATGATGGCCTACTGCGAGGCGCTCAGCGGAAACCCGGGTGAGGCACTGGAACTGGCCGCACTAAGCACCTCGGGAGCCGAAACAGGGTTGGCTGGGGGGTCGCCTGACGATCTCCTGTCCCGGATCAGTGCCCTCTACTGTGCCGCGGCCAGGGACGTTTCGTCCGGTACCTACACCCACCTGATGGCGCTCGCGGACGAAGCCCAATCCTCGGGAAGTGTCTTGTTGGAGGTTGAGGCGCTGTCCCTCCTGGCGCTCAACGCAGGCCGTGCCGGCGTCGTGGATCCGGCCATCCTGCCGCGGCTGGCGGCCGCGGCTTCCGGCGTCGAAGGTACCGGTGGTGCGGCGTTGCGGACTTTTGCGGCCGCCATGGTGGAAGACGACCCCAAGTCGCTGGAGGCGGCCGGCCGCTCACTGTCAGCAGACCGGCAATTCGCCCACGCAGCACTTTGCTACGCACGTGCGGCTGCCGGTTACCAGGCGAAGGCCCGCACTGCGGCGGCCCGGCGGGTATCGGTCCTCGTTGAGCGGCTCCGCGGTGTCACGGAGAGCGAGGCCGTGCCACCCCTGGGTTGGGTTCCGGGGAGGGCCGGGAACTGA
- the sufU gene encoding Fe-S cluster assembly sulfur transfer protein SufU yields the protein MSLDQLYQQIILDHSKQRHGSGLAETLAPAGASTGQSHQLNPVCGDEVTLRLAVADGTVQQIRWDGAGCSISMASASVLSEMGEGMSVAELHSVIDNFREVLRSRGKVQADPEILGDAAAFEGVARYAARVKCAMISWVAAEDALNQATA from the coding sequence ATGAGTCTTGACCAGCTTTACCAGCAGATCATCCTGGACCATTCCAAGCAGCGGCACGGCAGCGGGCTCGCCGAAACACTGGCCCCTGCGGGTGCCTCCACCGGTCAATCGCACCAGCTGAACCCCGTGTGCGGGGACGAAGTGACGTTGCGGCTCGCCGTCGCGGACGGAACAGTCCAGCAGATCAGGTGGGACGGTGCCGGCTGTTCCATTTCCATGGCCTCGGCCTCCGTGCTCAGCGAGATGGGGGAGGGGATGTCCGTGGCGGAACTGCATTCCGTGATCGACAACTTCCGGGAAGTCCTGCGTTCCCGCGGCAAAGTGCAGGCAGACCCGGAGATCCTGGGCGACGCCGCAGCGTTCGAAGGAGTAGCCCGCTACGCAGCCAGGGTCAAGTGCGCCATGATCTCGTGGGTGGCTGCCGAGGACGCCCTCAACCAGGCAACGGCCTAG